The nucleotide sequence TGGACTATCACTGCCATAGCCAGTGTAATACGCTATAGACAAGGTCAATGGAAAAAGAAATCCTTGGTTAAACCTGCAACAACATAGGAAATTAAGTATTAAAAATTAAGAATTAAGAATGATGGAAGATTTTTCTCCGCTGCACTACAAAAAATCTTAAATTATAATAACTCTATCGTTTAAAAAATAAGCACAAAAAACTATCAGATATTGAATCTGATAGTTTTTTTATAAGGTGAAATTCAGCTCAGCTGAATTTCTAACAACATTTTTAATTCTTAAATCTTAATTCTTAATTATTTATAAGGGTCTATTGTTCTTATAGTGCCATCTTCATTGTAAGTCAACTCAGTAAACTTAACACATCTCTTATTGTCCTCTCCACCAGATAGTGAACTGTCGTGATAGAATAAATACCATTTACCTTCAAATTCAACGATGGAATGATGGGTAGTCCAACCTACTACAGGGTTTAGTATTCTGCCCTTATAAACGAATGGTCCTGTTGGGCTCTTGCTCATGGCATATACTATATAGTGGGTAGTACCTGTAGAATATGAAAGATAATAGTTTCCGTTGTATTTATGCATCCATGGACCTTCGAAATATCTTCTTTCTTCATCTCCGGCAAGTATTGGATTACCATCCTCATCCACAATTGATATCTCCTGGGGAGCACTCTTAAATGAAAGCATATCATCAGTTAACTCAGCAACTCTTGGTCCAATGGCTGGAGCTGAACTGTCAGGGCCTACACCATCAGGATTATAGCTACCTGTCTGCCATTTTTCTAGTTGTCCTCCCCAAAGACCACCAAAGTAAATATAGGCTCTGCCATCGTCATCTACTAAAACAGCAGGGTCAATACTGAAGCTGCCTTCTATATAATTTTCTTGTGCCTTGAAAGGGCCTGCTGGATTTGGGCTGGTAGCCACACCAATTCTGAAAATGCCATCCTTATCTCTTGCAGGGAAGTATAAGTAATAGGTATTATTCTTATAAGCTGCGTCCGGAGCCCACATCTGCTTCCTGGCCCAAGGCACGTCCTTTATGTGAAGAGCCTCGCCGTGGTCTACGCAGGTAGTATTATTATCTTCCAAAGATAGAATATGGTAGTCTGTCATACCGTATTGATCACCATTATCGTTAGATTCCATTGTTATATCAAGGTCGTGAGAAGGGTATATGTAGAGTTTGCCTTCAAACACATGGGCGGAAGGGTCCGCAGTATAAATATGGGTAACTATAGGTTCTTTTTGTTTTACATCGTTATTTTTCATAGCATTATCTCCTTTTTATTTTAGTTTTATTATTAGCATTATTATGCTTTGAACTTACTAATAGCATTGCTTAAACTTTCAGATAAGCTTGCCAGTTTCTTGGTCATAGCATTGAGCTCTTCTGTATGTGCCAATTGTTCTTCTGTTGAAGCAGATACCTCCTCAGTAGAAGCTGTAGTCTCTATAGCTACAGAGGATATAGACTGCATACTGTTTATCACTTGATCCTTATCTGCATTCATCTTATCAACAATATCCGATATACTTAAGATATTTGAAGATAGAACTTCCATTGACTGGTTTATTTCGTTAAACATGTTAAAAGATTGTTCCACTGCTTTAAACTGAATGTCAGAGGATTTTTCAGTATTTGTAATAGATTTTATTGTTTTATTGATCTGAGAAGAAATCTTCTCAATGATCTTATCTATTTCTTTTGTAGAAGCTTCTGACTGGCCTGCTAACTTTCTTATCTCTTCAGCAACCACCGCAAAACCTTTACCGGCTTCACCGGCCCTGGCAGCTTCTATTGAGGCGTTTAAGGCCAATAAGTTTGTTTGGGCAGAGATAGCTTTAAGCATGCCGGTAATCATATTTATGTCAGAGGTGTATTTATTCAATGTGCTTATGTCTTCAGATAAGTCATGGGTTAGGTTCTTTGTTTCAACGGATGTTTTATTTAATATATCAGCAACAGAAGTACCTTCCTTAGTTAATTCAGCTACTTTTATGGAGGTATCTGTAATTGCATCTATTGAGGCTGTAACATTATTAATCTTATCTGATAACTGAACAACAGAATTAAGGCTTTTTTCTATTTCTGCTGATTGATTACTCATTCCTGCAGCCACCTCTGATATTGTTTTGGCAACCTCACTGGCAGCCAAAGTGTTTTCCCTTGAAATCTTTGAGATATCAATAGATAAGGAATTTACATTCATAGAAATCTCTTTATTTTGTG is from Clostridium thermarum and encodes:
- a CDS encoding glycoside hydrolase family 43 protein, translating into MKNNDVKQKEPIVTHIYTADPSAHVFEGKLYIYPSHDLDITMESNDNGDQYGMTDYHILSLEDNNTTCVDHGEALHIKDVPWARKQMWAPDAAYKNNTYYLYFPARDKDGIFRIGVATSPNPAGPFKAQENYIEGSFSIDPAVLVDDDGRAYIYFGGLWGGQLEKWQTGSYNPDGVGPDSSAPAIGPRVAELTDDMLSFKSAPQEISIVDEDGNPILAGDEERRYFEGPWMHKYNGNYYLSYSTGTTHYIVYAMSKSPTGPFVYKGRILNPVVGWTTHHSIVEFEGKWYLFYHDSSLSGGEDNKRCVKFTELTYNEDGTIRTIDPYK